A section of the Pseudorasbora parva isolate DD20220531a chromosome 2, ASM2467924v1, whole genome shotgun sequence genome encodes:
- the LOC137046742 gene encoding galectin-3-binding protein B-like, with translation MFCISFSCDCVPVSAVCNISSERTIMYLLWPLLFLHVSAQRHTLFGYRPKQTAREGRVRLVGDRPSSGRVEIYHDGQWGTICDDGWDLAEAQVVCRQLGFPGAISVTPGGQYGEGSGPIWLDDMNCKGSESSLSECSFKGWGVTDCSHKEDAGVICQTGTNITNNRQFSVDNSLGLSADLGLLFDSGDGCDFRINVQDLSEEAELGFCVHSMILMIYPGLQITNKSRNLTVDVSQTCHPHVPTFLRYLYTRQIDVSITSAQCLHQLAFIFGVKNLMEDVGRVFTSLIPEDNTFRTQVSMYEYGVRTGDLVLQENVLQYLSWNCEFLISSPLWSTISFHMMDALLPRSDLIVKDEALLLEALERWIQEKGDDISSEQQASLLNHIRFLLIPVDKLYEMQFSSSVLYKSHEKLYLTGLLRGFQFNALPFSKIRSKMDNTSYDYLPRIYTADEWTLNDIARAKTNYIQQHNRYGQYVGIQVPTFSTPAHPSALYKTQTVQWQAQVFRNAQECSNNGISCNSFPVARLLASGNQNSYARTIRYSNRLILTCKNQNNVFHVQDFKNNMAEIPKNSSMGLPNPCPDAYSFRFVVRPEYI, from the exons ATGTTTTGTATCTCATTCAGTTGTGATTGTGTTCCTGTCTCTGCTGTTTGTAATATTTCCAGCGAGAGAACAATCATGTATCTGCTATGGCCTCTCCTGTTTCTTCATGTTTCAGCACAACGTCATACTCTGTTTG GCTACAGACCAAAGCAGACAGCAAGGGAGGGCAGAGTGAGATTGGTCGGAGATCGTCCTTCATCCGGTCGTGTGGAGATCTATCATGATGGACAGTGGGGTACAATTTGTGATGACGGATGGGACCTGGCTGAAGCGCAAGTGGTGTGCCGTCAGTTGGGTTTTCCTGGAGCTATATCAGTTACGCCTGGAGGACAATATGGCGAAG GTTCTGGTCCAATCTGGCTGGATGACATGAACTGTAAAGGGTCTGAGAGCTCGTTGTCTGAATGCAGCTTCAAAGGCTGGGGTGTTACTGACTGCTCACATAAAGAAGATGCAGGAGTGATCTGCCAGACTG GTACAAACATAACCAACAATCGTCAGTTCTCCGTGGACAACAGTCTGGGTTTGTCTGCTGATCTTGGTCTTCTGTTTGACAGTGGAGATGGTTGTGATTTCAGGATTAATGTGCAAGACCTCAGTGAAGAGGCAGAGTTGGGGTTTTGTGTGCACAGTATGATCCTGATGATTTATCCAGGATTACAAATAACAAATAAGTCCAGAAACCTCACTGTGGATGTCAGCCAGACTTGCCATCCTCATGTCCCTACTTTTCTCAG GTATTTGTACACACGTCAGATTGATGTTTCCATCACATCGGCTCAATGTCTCCATCAGCTGGCGTTTATCTTTGGAGTGAAGAATCTTATGGAGGATGTTGGCAGGGTCTTCACTTCACTCATTCCTGAAGACAACACCTTCCGGACACAGGTATCAATGTACGAGTATGGCGTCCGCACAGGTGACCTTGTTCTGCAGGAGAATGTCCTTCAGTATCTTTCCTGGAACTGTGAGTTCCTCATAAGCTCTCCGCTGTGGAGCACCATCTCCTTTCACATGATGGACGCTCTGCTGCCGCGCTCAGACCTGATTGTGAAGGACGAAGCTTTACTTCTTGAAGCTCTGGAGAGATGGATCCAAGAGAAAGGTGATGACATTAGTTCAGAACAACAGGCCAGCCTCCTGAATCACATCCGCTTCCTCTTGATCCCGGTGGATAAACTGTACGAAATGCAGTTTTCCTCAAGTGTTCTCTATAAGAGTCATGAGAAACTGTACCTAACTGGTCTCCTCAGAGGTTTTCAGTTCAATGCTCTGCCTTTCTCTAAGATCAGGAGTAAAATGGACAACACGAGTTATGATTATCTACCCAGAATCTACACTGCTGATGAGTGGACTCTCAATGACATAGCTCGCGCTAAAACTAACTATATTCAGCAACATAACCGGTATGGCCAATATGTCGGAATCCAAGTTCCTACCTTCTCCACTCCTGCACACCCTAGTGCTCTTTACAAAACGCAGACGGTCCAGTGGCAAGCCCAGGTTTTTCGTAATGCTCAGGAATGCTCTAATAATGGTATTTCATGTAATTCTTTCCCTGTTGCAAGGTTACTCGCAAGTGGCAACCAGAACAGTTACGCTAGAACCATTCGCTACAGCAACAGGTTGATTCTCACCTGTAAGAACCAAAACAATGTCTTTCATGTCCAAGACTTCAAAAACAACATGGCAGAGATTCCAAAAAACAGCAGTATGGGCCTGCCTAACCCCTGTCCTGATGCCTACAGCTTTAGATTTGTAGTGCGTCCAGAGTATATCTGA